Proteins encoded within one genomic window of Humulus lupulus chromosome 1, drHumLupu1.1, whole genome shotgun sequence:
- the LOC133777889 gene encoding uncharacterized mitochondrial protein AtMg00810-like, with translation MWIFRHEKKSDGTFERHKARLLGDDMSKKVGVVCDKTFSLVVKPTTIRTVLSITLSKSWAIHQLDVKNAFLHEIYGLKQAPRAWYQRLADYVATIGFSQSTSDHSLFIYKNGFDIACILLYADDIILTASSDALQLSIMSLLNYEFAMKDLGQLSYFLGIAVTQTTHGIFLSQTKYAEEILEIAGMKGCKPCPTPVDTKGKFSVSAGKPYEDPTKYRRLAGALQYLTFTRPDISYAVQQVCLHMHDPKVEHMDALKRFLRYVHGMINYGLHLYKSKLDSLLSYTDDDWGGCPDTRRSTSSCCLFIGDNLISWSSKRQPTLSKSSAEAEY, from the exons ATGTGGATTTTTAGACATGAAAAGAAATCTGATGGCACTTTTGAGAGGCATAAAGCCCGTCTTCTAGGTGATGACATGTCTAAAAAAGTTGGAGTTGTCTGTGACAAGACTTTTAGCTTGGTTGTTAAACCGACCACTATTCGTACTGTTTTGAGCATTACATTATCGAAATCTTGGGCCATTCATCAGTTAGATGTTAAAAATGCATTTCTTCATG AAATCTATGGTCTTAAGCAAGCCCCTCGAGCTTGGTATCAACGGCTTGCAGATTATGTGGCCACTATTGGTTTTTCTCAAAGTACGTCTGATCATTCATTGTTCATCTACAAAAATGGGTTTGACATTGCTTGTATTTTATTATATGCTGATGATATAATTCTCACGGCCTCCTCCGATGCTCTTCAATTATCTATCATGTCTCTTCTCAATTACGAGTTCGCAATGAAGGATTTGGGACAGTTGAGTTATTTTCTGGGTATTGCAGTAACTCAAACTACACATGGAATTTTTCTTTCACAGACAAAATATGCAGAAGAAATACTTGAAATAGCAGGTATGAAAGGTTGCAAGCCATGTCCCACTCCTGTTGACACGAAGGGGAAATTCAGTGTTTCTGCTGGCAAGCCTTATGAGGACCCAACAAAATATCGTCGTCTAGCAGGTGCTTTGCAATATCTTACTTTTACCAGGCCAGATATCTCATATGCAGTTCAACAGGTATGCTTACATATGCATGATCCGAAAGTCGAGCACATGGATGCTCTCAAGCGTTTCCTTCGCTATGTTCACGGAATGATTAATTATGGTTTGCATCTGTATAAGTCTAAACTTGACTCCCTCCTTTCTTATACGGATGATGATTGGGGTGGATGTCCTGATACTCGTCGCTCCACCTCTAGTTGTTGTCTATTCATCGGTGACAACCTGATTTCATGGTCCTCTAAACGGCAACCCACATTGTCTAAGTCAAGTGCTGAAGCTGAATATTGA